One genomic segment of Anguilla anguilla isolate fAngAng1 chromosome 2, fAngAng1.pri, whole genome shotgun sequence includes these proteins:
- the dbf4b gene encoding serine/arginine repetitive matrix protein 1 has translation MQRWTWVQDLLGPQNLLGPQQLKGKSFYLDSVKSRHSTVLVEAITRLGGNVESFLNKDVNIVITGSQEAWTECQPREALRVAGGTKGVASCSPVSAHNRQSQDGTSSQRCATPRPAVCGSRGKALLEKAIGNNERCRGSSVLTNARMWGVKIVHVDDFLLYIERLTAATARAKNRKVEKKAGGSSAPKVAKAGALKSPCLKIEDSSRKYRPLHLQSMVFPTLGYTGRFSPFEPPAPPPPEAGKDQGNHRTKERRPDPSTSQEKLPPPLPLTPSPRRARKKTVGFCECCQLAFKEQDEHLKSDQHRGFVRDATHYSVLDQLVALMEPVFARGPTESLATTRLPSPRVLPLDSSLELDPQAHSEAEKAIQALLSQGSPPRPRPQPARDTAALPVSPERAEAGPGAVPPAASANPAPASSPSPPARQRRRPETGRAREAEDGGAGSGRVEPPAGSSWPAPASRTPGPPETDRAGSGTLRSAPPSPGPNPRKRGRASSLSPRASKRRRTNRQPASDPAVAQSRRAASLSIDPVHPTRKAPPLPVPPPVPAGCSSQSDAPGVAERKREADLESGGGPRVDAHPEPSRSPCNLSPPLHGLAVTGCGNGSRVTSSVSHEHRRTEPHPRGLPDVESRLMEDVLPVVTDLPQPPPPSLRDSFEVSDPAATFTACPQPSPVPRDFSPLPPLPHPSGDPCFPPATPNSDPAHAQSFSSAFNVSGLLPDPSACSPSSSESDWDRGLLSRLAPAVPPPARGGQCLWDLDLLQRPCAGMRGSGYESRLCSVLHPPTPPPSLCGEDTDPALFSRTTDQCLETCAIQGLGVNM, from the exons ATGCAGCGCTGGACATGGGTGCAGGACCTGCTGGGACCGCAGAACCTGTTGGGACCTCAGCAGCTGAAAGGGAAGTCGTTTTACCTGGACAGCGTGAAGAGTCGCCATTCCACTGTGCTCGTGGAGGCCATCACTCGCCTTGGAGGG AATGTGGAGAGCTTCCTCAATAAGGACGTGAACATTGTGATAACTGGCAGCCAGGAGGCTTGGACTGAGTGTCAGCCGAGGGAGGCTCTGAGAGTGGCGGGTGGGACAAAGGGCGTGGCTTCCTGCTCCCCAGTCTCCGCCCACAACAGGCAGTCTCAGGACGGCACAAGCAGCCAGCGCTGTGCCACTCCCAGGCCAGCA GTATGTGGTAGCCGTGGGAAGGCCCTCCTGGAAAAAGCAATCGGCAATAAC GAGCGCTGTCGTGGAAGCAGTGTGCTGACCAACGCTCGCATGTGGGGGGTGAAGATTGTGCACGTGGACG ATTTCCTGTTGTACATCGAAAGATTGACAGCGGCGACTGCTCGGGCCAAAAACAGGAAGGTGGAG AAAAAGGCTGGGGGATCTTCTGCTCCCAAGGTTGCCAAAG CGGGAGCGTTGAAGTCGCCGTGCTTGAAGATCGAGGACTCGAGCAG GAAGTACAGGCCCCTCCACTTGCAGTCCATGGTCTTCCCCACACTGGGCTACACGGGCAGGTTCAGCCCTTTcgagccccccgcccctccgcccccagAGGCGGGGAAGGACCAGGGGAACCACCGAACCAA GGAGAGGAGGCCGGACCCGAGCACCAGCCAGGAGAAGCTTCCGCCGCCCCTTCCCCTGACCCCGTCGCCCCGCCGGGCCCGGAAGAAGACCGTGGGCTTCTGCGAGTGCTGCCAGCTGGCCTTCAAGGAGCAAGACGAG CACTTGAAGTCGGATCAGCACCGTGGGTTTGTGCGGGACGCGACTCACTACAGCGTGCTGGACCAGCTGGTGGCCCTGATGGAGCCCGTCTTCGCCCGCGGTCCGACGGAGAGCCTGGCGACGACGAG ACTCCCGTCCCCCCGGGTCCTCCCCCTGGACTCTTCCCTGGAGCTGGATCCCCAGGCTCACAGCGAGGCGGAGAAGGCCATCCAGGCCCTGCTGTCCCAGGGcagcccccccaggccccgTCCTCAGCCGGCCCGAGACACCGCGGCGCTCCCCGTTTCACCAGAGCgggcggaggcggggccgggggcggtaCCTCCGGCTGCCTCAGCCAATCCCGCCCCAGCATCCAGCCCTTCACCTCCCGCTCGTCAGCGGCGTCGCCCAGAAACGGGACGGGCTCGCGAGGCCGAGGACGGAGGGGCGGGTTCGGGGCGGGTGGAGCCGCCGGCCGGTAGCAGCTGGCCCGCGCCCGCCTCTCGGACCCCTGGCCCGCCCGAGACGGACAGGGCGGGTTCCGGAACTCTCCGCAGCGCCCCGCCTTCGCCAGGCCCCAACCCCAGGAAGCGCGGCAGGGCGTCCAGCCTCAGCCCGAGGGCCAGCAAGAGGCGCAGGACCAACCGGCAACCCGCGTCCGACCCCGCTGTCGCGCAGAGTCGAAGGGCCGCTAGCCTCTCCATCGACCCCGTCCACCCGACACGCAAGGCTCCGCCTCTCCCCGTCCCGCCCCCAGTTCCTGCTGGCTGCTCGAGCCAGTCCGATGCCCCCGGAGTTGCCGAACGGAAACGGGAAGCAGATTTGGAGTCAGGAGGAGGACCGCGCGTCGACGCTCACCCCGAACCGAGCCGCTCTCCCTGTAACCTCAGTCCGCCTCTTCACGGTCTCGCAGTGACCGGCTGTGGGAACGGCAGCCGCGTGACATCATCAGTCTCGCACGAGCACAGAAGGACGGAGCCTCATCCTCGGGGGTTGCCTGACGTGGAATCCCGCCTAATGGAGGATGTTCTCCCCGTAGTGACAGACCTTCCCCAACCGCCTCCTCCGTCCCTCCGGGACTCATTTGAAGTGAGCGACCCCGCCGCGACCTTTACTGCTTGCCCTCAGCCCTCTCCCGTGCCCCGAGACTTTTCCCCTCTTCCGCCCCTGCCGCACCCCTCGGGTGACCCCTGCTTTCCCCCGGCAACTCCGAACTCTGACCCCGCCCACGCCCAGTCCTTCTCCTCCGCGTTCAACGTGTCCGGCCTCCTCCCGGACCCCTCCGCCTGCTCCCCGTCCTCCTCCGAGTCTGACTGGGACCGCGGGCTGCTCTCCCGCCTCGCGCCTGCTGTTCCCCCTCCGGCCAGAGGAGGGCAGTGCCTGTGGGACCTGGACCTGCTGCAGAGGCCCTGTGCGGGGATGCGGGGCAGCGGCTACGAGTCGCGCCTCTGCTCCGTGCTCCACCCCCCAACGCCGCCTCCGTCTCTTTGTGGTGAGGACACAGACCCCGCCCTGTTTTCCAGAACTACTGACCAGTGCCTCGAGACCTGTGCCATCCAGGGACTAGGGGTTAATATGTGA